GCTTCAAGGCAGCCATGGAAGAACTGTGCCCGGATTGCGAGATCGTCTATCAGAACGCCAATGCGGACGCGTCCTTGCAGCAGCAACAGATCAATTCGGTCATTGCGCAGGGTGCGAAGATCATCGTGCTGGATCCGGTGGATTCCGCAGCTGCCGCCGGCCTGGTGCAGATCGCCCATAGCCAGGATGTGAAGGTCATTGCATATGACCGTCCGATCCCGGATGTGCCCGCCGATTACTATGTCTCCTTCGACAACAAGGGGATCGGTGAGGCCATAGCGCAGTCCCTGGTCGATCATCTGAAGGCCGAGGGCGTGCCCGAAGGGGCAGGAGTGTTGCAGATCAACGGCTCGCCCACCGATGCGGCGGCGGGGTTGATCCGCGACGGGATCGATGTGGCACTGGATGGGTCCGAATACGAGACATTGGCCGAATACGACACGCCGGATTGGGCGCCCTCCAAGGCGCAGGAATGGGCGGCAGGGCAGATCAGCCGTTTCGGCGACGAGATCATCGGTATCGTCGCTGCGAATGACGGAACGGCGGGCGGCGCGATCGCGGCGCTGAAGGCGGCCGGGGCCGATCCGCTCCCGCCGGTTACCGGCAATGATGCGACCATCGCAGCATTGCAGTTGATCATCTCCGGGGATCAGTACAACACGATCTCGAAACCTTCCGAGATCGTGGCGCGTGCTGCCGCCGAAGTGACTGCCACCTTCCTGAAAGGCGAGACTCCCGAGGCCAAGACGACACTCTATGACACGCCGTCCGAGCTGTTCGTTCCCGCTGTCGTCACGCGCGAGAACATCAAGTCCGAGATTTTCGACAAGGGTATCCAGACACCGGAAGAAGTCTGCACCGGCGATTATGCCGAGGGCTGCCGGGAATTGGGCATCCTTCAGTAACCGAATGTCACGGCGCGCGTTCAGGTGCGCGCCGCCATCATGGAGGAACACCGCATGGTCTCAAGCCAATCCACCAAAGGTGAACCGCTTCTCAGGCTGCGCGGCGTGTCCAAGCAGTTCGGGGCGGTCTCGGCGCTAACCGATATCGATCTGGACATTCACGCCGGTGAGGTCGTGGCGTTGGTCGGAGATAACGGCGCGGGAAAATCCACGCTGGTCAAGACGCTGGCCGGGGTTCATCGACCCACGGCGGGGAGCATCGAGTTCATGGGCAAGCCGGTGACTTTGGATAACCCCGGCACCGCCCTGGATATGGGCATCGCGACCGTCTTTCAGGATCTTGCACTCTGCGAGAATCTGGACGTGGTCGCCAACCTGTTTCTTGGACATGAATTGTCGCCCTGGGTGCTGGACGAGGTGCAGATGGAGGTGCGTGCCTGGACGCTGCTGCAGGAGCTGGCGGCACGCATCCCCTCGGTCCGCGAACCCATCGCCTCGCTTTCGGGCGGGCAGCGCCAGACGGTCGCCATTGCACGCTCGCTGCTGCTGGAGCCCAAGATCATCATGCTGGACGAGCCGACCGCCGCGCTTGGGGTCGCGCAGACCGCCGAGGTGCTGAACCTGATCGAGCGGGTGCGTGAGCGGGGGCATGGTGTCGTGCTGATCTCGCATAACATGGAGGATGTGCGTGCCGTGGCCGACCGAGTGGTCGTACTGCGATTGGGCCGCAATAACGGCGTTTTCGATGCCGATACCTCGAACGAGGAACTGGTCGCCGCAATTACCGGCGCGTCCGAGAACTCGGTCTCGCGCCGCCGGGCTCGCAAACTTGAGGAAGTGGATCAATCATCATGACCGAAGAAAAAATCCCTGCCGCGCTGGACCGGTCCGACAGCCGGGTCCGCCATGATGAAGGCATCATTGGTGCGATCCGCGCCTTCGCCGATCGCATTCGTTCGGGCGATCTGGGGATGCTGCCCGTTGCCGTCGGTCTCGTGCTGATCGCCACCGTGTTCACCTCGTTGAACCCGGTCTTCCTGGCACCGAACAACCTCGTGAACCTGCTGTTCGATGCCGCGGCCGTCGGTTGCATCTCGCTTGGTGTCGTCTGTGTCCTGCTGTTGGGGCAGATCGATCTGTCGATCGGTTCGATGAGCGGGCTCGCCTCGGCATTGATGGGGGTGCTGTGGGTCAATATGGGGCTGCCGGTTCCGCTGGCGATCCTTGCGGCACTGGCCGCAGGGGCCGTGACCGGGCTGGTCTATGCCAGCTTCCTGAACCGGTTCGGGATGCCCAGTTTCGTTTCGACGCTGGCCGGGCTGCTGGCGCTGCTGGGGATGCAGCTTTACCTGCTTGGCTCCACCGGCTCGATCAATCTCAACTACAACTCGGCCCTGGTCCGCTTTGGCCAGATCATGATCATGCCGGCCTGGCTCAGCTATCTGCTGGCGATCTTGCCGGGGGTGATCAGCGTCGTCTTGGGGCTGCGCGCCATGCGCCGCCGGGCCGAGGCCAACCTGTCCAATCCGGGGTTGAGCGTGCTGTTGGCCAAGGCGGGCCTGCTGACCGCCGCGCTTCTGATCGCGGTCTTCTATCTGAACACGGGCCGCGGTGTGCCTTACATGTTCGGGCTGTTCGTTCTGCTGGTTGTTATCATGAACTATGCGCTGACCCGCACGAAATGGGGCCGCTCCATGTTTGCCGTTGGCGGCAATACCGAGGCCGCCCGCCGCGCGGGCATCAATGTCAACCGCATCCGCTTGTCGGCCTTCATGCTGTGTTCGACACTTGCCGCTCTTGGCGGGGTGCTGTCGGCGGCGCGGCTGGCCTCGTCCAGCCAGCAGGCGGGAACCGGAGACGTGAACCTGAACGCCATCGCTGCGGCGGTGATCGGGGGGACCTCATTGTTCGGCGGACGCGGATCGGCCTGGTCGGCGCTGTTGGGGGTGCTGGTCATCCAGGCGATTTCGAACGGGCTGACGCTGCTCAATCTCAGCTCGTCGCTGCGCTACATGATCACCGGCGCCGTTCTGGCCATCGCGGTCATCGTCGACTCGCTGGCCCGTCAATCCCGCGCAAGTCATGGCCGTGCGTGACCCGAGAAACAGGAGAGAAATGATGGCTGAACTGATGACAGGCAAGGTCGCGGCGATCACCGGCGCGGCCTCGGGGATCGGGCTGGAATGCGCGAGAATGCTGCTGGCGGAAGGGGCGACGGTCGTGCTGATCGACCGAGCCGGGGACAGGCTGGAAAAGCTGTGCGCAGAGCTTGGGCCGAAAGCGAAACCGCTGGTCATCGACCTGCTGGACGGCGCGCAGGTAGACGGGATGGCGGGGCGGATCGAAGAGATCGCCGGGCCGCTGGACATCCTGCATGCCAATGCGGGCGCCTATATCGGCGGGGCGGCGGCCGAGGGCAATCCCGATGACTGGGACCGGATGCTGAACCTGAACATCAACGCGGCTTTCCGCTGTGTCCGCGCTGTCCTGCCCGGCATGATCGAACGCAAAACCGGCGATATCATTTTCACCTCGTCGGTGGCGGGCGTGGTTCCGGTGGTGTGGGAGCCGATCTACACGGCCTCGAAATTCGCGGTGCAGGCGTTTTTGCATACGACGCGGCGGCAGGTTTCGCAGCATGGTATCCGCATGGGCGCGGTGCTGCCCGGTCCGGTCGTGACCGCGCTTCTGGATGACTGGCCCAAGGCCAAGATGGAAGAGGCGCTGGCCAATGGTTCACTGATGCAGCCCAAGGAAGTGGCCGAGGCTGTGCTGTTCATGCTGAGCCGTCCGCGAAATGTCGTCATCCGCGACCTCGTCATCTTGCCGAACAGCGTCGATCTGTAGCGGTTGATTTTCCACAAAGGTGGTTTCCATGTCTCAAGACCAATCCAAGGGTGCGGTGGATGCGCTGTTTCTTGGCGTCGATGTCGGTTCCGGCAGTGCGCGTGCGGGCATCTTCGACGCGACGGGCCAGATGCTTGGCTCGGCCAAGCGCGATATCACCCTGTGGCGCGAAGGCGCCGACATCGCCGAGCAATCCAGCGACGATATCTGGTCCGCAGTCTGTGCTTCCACGCGCGAGGCAGTGGGCAGGGCCGGGATCGATCCGGCGCGTGTGGCGGGGATCGGCTTTGACGCCACCTGCTCGCTGGTCGTTCTGGGCGAGGGTGGCAGGCCGGTCTCGGTCAGCGCCTCGGGCGATGATGCGCGCAATATCATCGTCTGGATGGATCACCGCGCCGTCCATCAGGCCGAACGTATCAACGCGACGGGCCATCCGGTGCTGCGCTATGTCGGCGGGGTGATCTCGCCCGAGATGGAAACGCCCAAGATCCTGTGGCTCAAGGAGAACATGCCGCAAAGCTATGGCAAGGCCCGGCAGTTCATGGATCTGGCGGATTTCCTGACATGGCGAGCAAGTGGTGACCTGGCGCGATCGACCTGCACCGTGACCTGTAAATGGACCTATCTGGCCCATGAGAACCGGTGGGACGCGGATTATTTCCGGCGGATCGGCCTGGCGGAACTGGCGGATGAGGATTTTGCCCGGATCGGCCAGCAGGTCGTCGCCCCCGGCACGCCGCTAGGGCAGGGGCTGACAGCTGAAGCGGCGGCGGAAATGGGCCTTCGTCCGGGAACACCCATCGCGGCGGGTCTTATCGATGCCCATGCGGGCGGGATCGGCACGGTCGGGGTCGAGGGCAGGCCGCAAGACAACCTTGCCTATGTATTCGGCACGTCCTCCTGCACCATGACCTCGACCGACGAGCCGGTTTTCGTGCCCGGAGTCTGGGGCCCCTATTACCAGGCGATGGTGCCGGGGTTATGGCTGAACGAGGGCGGGCAATCCGCCACCGGTGCGGCGATCGACCAACTCCTGTCATTTCATCCCGCCGTCGGTGAAGCGGAAGAGGCGGCCCGCAAGGCCGGCCAGTCGTTGCCGGTCTGGCTGGCAGGGCAGGCAAGTGCGTCTGCCTCGCCGCTTTCGGCGGCCATCGACCTGGCGGACGGGGTGCATGTCGTGCCCGAGTTTCTCGGCAACCGCGCCCCCTTCGCCGATCCGCATGCCCGTGCGATGATCGCCGGGTTGGGCATGGAGCGCGATGTGCGAGACCTCGTGGCTCTCTATATAGCGGGAATTAGCGGCATCGGATACGGATTGCGCCAGATCATCGAGACGCAGGAACAGGCAGGGGCAAAGGTCCAGCGGATCGTGATTTCGGGCGGGGCAGGCGAACTTGACATCGTGCGGCAGCTTTTGGCGGATGCGGTGAATATGCCCGTGTTGACCGTGACCGCCGAGCAGCCGGTTCTTCTTGGTTCTGCCATCCTTGGGGCTCTGGCCGCAGGTCATTTCCCTGACATGACGCAGGCGATGGGATCGATGTCGCATATATCGCGGGAATACCGGCCCGATCCGGCAGAGGCGCGTCAAGCGCATGAGGATCGCTATCGCGCCTTTCGCTGCCTGCAGGAAGCGGGGCGGAGGGTCAGGCAAAAGGATTGGTCTGGGATGCCGCAGCCATCCGTCTGAATGGATGGGCAAACAGATGGGGCAGTGCTAGAACGGCGGCTTGTGACACAGAATATTGCCCTTTGGGCATCATGGGATCGCTTTGCCGAGATGACACCAGCAGCGCGGATCAACGCAGCTATCGGGCTGCTCGATGAGATACTTGACGGTCGTCCGGCCGAGCAGGTCCTGCTGCGCTGGTCGCGGGCCAGCCGCTATGCGGGGTCGGGGGATCGCGCGGCTGTTCGCGATCTGGTTTACGAGGCCTTGCGGCGTCGCAACAGCCTGGCTGCGCTTGGCGGCAGGCTGTCGGGCCGGGGGCTGATGATCGGGCTTTGTCGCGAGGCCGGGCAGAATCCCGACGAGGTGTTTACCGGCGCCACCTATGCCCCGGAGCCCCTGAGTGAAGAAGAACGGGCGGCAGCTGGCGGCGAGGCCGAGGACTTGCCCGACTGGCTCTTGCCGTTGTGGCGCCATTCGCTCGGGGCGGATGCCGCTGCGGTCGCAAGGGCGATGGGCGCGCGCGCACCGGTCTGGCTGCGCGTGAACCCGTTGCGCGGAACGGTAACAGAGGCCATGGCCATGCTCGCCGAGGACGGGGTCGAGGCCGAAGCCTCGCGCGACTTGCCCAGTGCCCTGCGCGTCACCAGCGGAGAGCGGCGCGTCAACGGAAACCGCGCCTATCGGGAGGGGTTGGTCGAGCTTCAGGACCTGTCGCCGCAACTGGCCTGCGCGGCCCTGCCATTGCGTGAAGACGACCGGGTGCTGGATTACTGCGCGGGAGGTGGCGGCAAGGCCCTGGCGCTGGCTGGTCGTCAGTCCCAATTGCGGCTCTTTGCCCATGATGCGGAACCTGCCCGAATGGGCGATCTGCCGGCACGGGCCAAGCGGGCGGGAACGCGTATCGAGCAGGTTTCACAACCAAAGGGCGTGTTTGACCTGGTGCTTGCGGATGTCCCCTGTTCTGGTTCGGGCACCTGGCGGCGCACGCCGGATGCGAAATGGCGATTGACTGAAGCCATGCTGGAACGACTGTTCGAGACACAAGCCGAAATCCTTGATGAAGCGGCAGGTCGTGTCGCGCCTGGCGGGCATCTGGCCTATATGACATGCTCTCTCCTGAAGCCAGAGAACGAGGCCGCGATCGATGCGTTTCTGGCTCGGAATGCAGGCTTCACGCAAGTCTCCCGGCAGCGCTGGACGCCGCTGACAGCGAGCGACGGTTTCTTCATGGCACTCCTGAAACACAACTAATAGTTGTGTTTAGGTCTCGTCTTCCATTAATGGAATTTTAACGATTCGGCCCTTATGCCGAAATATCCGGTTTGCGTGAGTTTGAGTTGCATGACCCATCTGGATGAACGCCTTGGCATTTCCCGCAATGCGATCTGGCTGCTGCCACTTTTGTTGCTGCCGGGGCTTGTCCAGTTACTGTTGCTATGGACCCTTCCCGGCCACGGGATCGGGGCCGCGGCTGTCGTGGTCACCACGATCGCAGTCTCTTGGTATTGGATCGGCGGTGCGATCACGGTGTCGCATTTTTCGCGAAGCGTCTTTCGGCGCCGGGCGCTGGCCGCGATCCGTGCCGAGGTCGAGGCGGCGCCGGGTCCGGTTTGGGTAAGTGGTTGCGACGGCAAGGTACTGCTGCAGAACGTCGCGTCCATCGATGAGTTCGGGGATGCGATGGGCCAGAGTATCTGTCAGCCGATCTCTCACATGAAAGCCGATCCAGCAGGAGTGCAGAAGGAATTGCGCAGTCGAGCGGTGGAACAGGGCTGTGCGCAGATCGTGCTGGAGGGGAGCGATGCGCTGGCAGTCAGACGTGTGCCGGGGGCGGCGCTGCAGGTCTGGTCATATCGCCATGCCGATCTTCGGGCCGATCATGCGGAGATGGTAATCGCAATGGGTCACGGAAATGCACGTGACGAATTCGAGACGCTTCCCGTCGCATTGATGCAGCTGACAGCGGATGGATATATCCGCCGCGCCAATGCCGCTGCCCGGCAACTTCTGAAGGGCCATCTACCAGAGGAACCCGGCTCCGCGATCCATCTCGGCAGCCTGCTGGACGGGCCGGGCCGGCCGATCGACGACTGGCTTGGCGAAGTTTCTGCCGGGTATGGCGAAAAGCGGACCGAGATGCTGCGCCTTCGCTGTGCGGAGGGCAGGGGGGCCGACGGTCAGGATCGCTATTTCCAGCTATCGCTATCGCCGGCCGTGAGGGGCTTGCCGGGGTTTCTGGCGGTCCTCACCGATGCCAGCGAGTTGAAAACTTTGGAAGCGCAGTTCGCGCAAAGCCAGAAGATGCAGGCAATCGGTCAGCTTGCCGGAGGAGTGGCCCATGATTTCAACAATTTGCTGACGGCGATCAACGGGCATTGTGACCTGCTCATGCTGCGTCATGACAAGTCCGATCCGGATTACGCCGATCTGGATCAGATCAGCCAGAATACCAACCGGGCGGCGGCGCTGGTCGGGCAGCTCTTGTCATTTTCGCGAAAGCAGAAATTGACCCTGGAGCAGCTGGACCTGCGGGACGTTCTGGCCGATCTGGCGCATCTGCTGAACCGTCTGGTGGGGGGGCAGGTCGCATTGCATATCAGCTACGACCCGGCATTGATGCTGATCCGGGCCGATCGCCGCCTGCTCGAACAGGTTATCATGAATCTGGTTGTCAACGCCCGCGACGCCATGCCCGAGGGCGGCGACATCAGGCTGCAAACCGAGAATTTGTCCTTGGAAATGCCCTTGACCCGCGACGGGATCACGCTACCCGCGGGAGAATATGTCTGTATCAACGTCCGGGACAATGGTTGCGGAATCGCGCCCGAGCACCTGGACAAGATATTCGAGCCGTTCTTTACCACCAAGTCGGTAGGCGAGGGCACTGGGCTGGGGCTCTCGACCGTTTATGGCATCGTCAAGCAGACCGGAGGTTATGTATTTTGCGACAGCGAATTGGGAGAGGGGACGCGCTTCTCGGTCTATTTCTCCGCGCAGACCGGCGCGTTGCCGGAAACGCCCGTAAACACGGCGCCCGTGGCAACGGCCATGCCGGTGATCGCCGACCGGCCGGCAACCGTGCTGCTTGTCGAGGATGAGG
This region of Paracoccus saliphilus genomic DNA includes:
- a CDS encoding sugar ABC transporter substrate-binding protein — translated: MKIRHSIATASVVATGFFAAAASAQDAATVAFLMPDQASTRYEEHDFPGFKAAMEELCPDCEIVYQNANADASLQQQQINSVIAQGAKIIVLDPVDSAAAAGLVQIAHSQDVKVIAYDRPIPDVPADYYVSFDNKGIGEAIAQSLVDHLKAEGVPEGAGVLQINGSPTDAAAGLIRDGIDVALDGSEYETLAEYDTPDWAPSKAQEWAAGQISRFGDEIIGIVAANDGTAGGAIAALKAAGADPLPPVTGNDATIAALQLIISGDQYNTISKPSEIVARAAAEVTATFLKGETPEAKTTLYDTPSELFVPAVVTRENIKSEIFDKGIQTPEEVCTGDYAEGCRELGILQ
- a CDS encoding ATP-binding cassette domain-containing protein yields the protein MVSSQSTKGEPLLRLRGVSKQFGAVSALTDIDLDIHAGEVVALVGDNGAGKSTLVKTLAGVHRPTAGSIEFMGKPVTLDNPGTALDMGIATVFQDLALCENLDVVANLFLGHELSPWVLDEVQMEVRAWTLLQELAARIPSVREPIASLSGGQRQTVAIARSLLLEPKIIMLDEPTAALGVAQTAEVLNLIERVRERGHGVVLISHNMEDVRAVADRVVVLRLGRNNGVFDADTSNEELVAAITGASENSVSRRRARKLEEVDQSS
- a CDS encoding SDR family oxidoreductase gives rise to the protein MAELMTGKVAAITGAASGIGLECARMLLAEGATVVLIDRAGDRLEKLCAELGPKAKPLVIDLLDGAQVDGMAGRIEEIAGPLDILHANAGAYIGGAAAEGNPDDWDRMLNLNINAAFRCVRAVLPGMIERKTGDIIFTSSVAGVVPVVWEPIYTASKFAVQAFLHTTRRQVSQHGIRMGAVLPGPVVTALLDDWPKAKMEEALANGSLMQPKEVAEAVLFMLSRPRNVVIRDLVILPNSVDL
- a CDS encoding RsmB/NOP family class I SAM-dependent RNA methyltransferase is translated as MTPAARINAAIGLLDEILDGRPAEQVLLRWSRASRYAGSGDRAAVRDLVYEALRRRNSLAALGGRLSGRGLMIGLCREAGQNPDEVFTGATYAPEPLSEEERAAAGGEAEDLPDWLLPLWRHSLGADAAAVARAMGARAPVWLRVNPLRGTVTEAMAMLAEDGVEAEASRDLPSALRVTSGERRVNGNRAYREGLVELQDLSPQLACAALPLREDDRVLDYCAGGGGKALALAGRQSQLRLFAHDAEPARMGDLPARAKRAGTRIEQVSQPKGVFDLVLADVPCSGSGTWRRTPDAKWRLTEAMLERLFETQAEILDEAAGRVAPGGHLAYMTCSLLKPENEAAIDAFLARNAGFTQVSRQRWTPLTASDGFFMALLKHN
- a CDS encoding sugar ABC transporter permease, which codes for MTEEKIPAALDRSDSRVRHDEGIIGAIRAFADRIRSGDLGMLPVAVGLVLIATVFTSLNPVFLAPNNLVNLLFDAAAVGCISLGVVCVLLLGQIDLSIGSMSGLASALMGVLWVNMGLPVPLAILAALAAGAVTGLVYASFLNRFGMPSFVSTLAGLLALLGMQLYLLGSTGSINLNYNSALVRFGQIMIMPAWLSYLLAILPGVISVVLGLRAMRRRAEANLSNPGLSVLLAKAGLLTAALLIAVFYLNTGRGVPYMFGLFVLLVVIMNYALTRTKWGRSMFAVGGNTEAARRAGINVNRIRLSAFMLCSTLAALGGVLSAARLASSSQQAGTGDVNLNAIAAAVIGGTSLFGGRGSAWSALLGVLVIQAISNGLTLLNLSSSLRYMITGAVLAIAVIVDSLARQSRASHGRA
- a CDS encoding ATP-binding protein; protein product: MTHLDERLGISRNAIWLLPLLLLPGLVQLLLLWTLPGHGIGAAAVVVTTIAVSWYWIGGAITVSHFSRSVFRRRALAAIRAEVEAAPGPVWVSGCDGKVLLQNVASIDEFGDAMGQSICQPISHMKADPAGVQKELRSRAVEQGCAQIVLEGSDALAVRRVPGAALQVWSYRHADLRADHAEMVIAMGHGNARDEFETLPVALMQLTADGYIRRANAAARQLLKGHLPEEPGSAIHLGSLLDGPGRPIDDWLGEVSAGYGEKRTEMLRLRCAEGRGADGQDRYFQLSLSPAVRGLPGFLAVLTDASELKTLEAQFAQSQKMQAIGQLAGGVAHDFNNLLTAINGHCDLLMLRHDKSDPDYADLDQISQNTNRAAALVGQLLSFSRKQKLTLEQLDLRDVLADLAHLLNRLVGGQVALHISYDPALMLIRADRRLLEQVIMNLVVNARDAMPEGGDIRLQTENLSLEMPLTRDGITLPAGEYVCINVRDNGCGIAPEHLDKIFEPFFTTKSVGEGTGLGLSTVYGIVKQTGGYVFCDSELGEGTRFSVYFSAQTGALPETPVNTAPVATAMPVIADRPATVLLVEDEASVRAVAVRALRLKGYEVLEADGADAAFDLLKNADMRVDVFVTDVVMPGMNDPAWVRAALDDRPGTRVVFMSGYSEDVFPEGQDSVPNSVFLAKPFTLVDFTRTVQEQITATRAEPARS
- a CDS encoding FGGY-family carbohydrate kinase; the protein is MSQDQSKGAVDALFLGVDVGSGSARAGIFDATGQMLGSAKRDITLWREGADIAEQSSDDIWSAVCASTREAVGRAGIDPARVAGIGFDATCSLVVLGEGGRPVSVSASGDDARNIIVWMDHRAVHQAERINATGHPVLRYVGGVISPEMETPKILWLKENMPQSYGKARQFMDLADFLTWRASGDLARSTCTVTCKWTYLAHENRWDADYFRRIGLAELADEDFARIGQQVVAPGTPLGQGLTAEAAAEMGLRPGTPIAAGLIDAHAGGIGTVGVEGRPQDNLAYVFGTSSCTMTSTDEPVFVPGVWGPYYQAMVPGLWLNEGGQSATGAAIDQLLSFHPAVGEAEEAARKAGQSLPVWLAGQASASASPLSAAIDLADGVHVVPEFLGNRAPFADPHARAMIAGLGMERDVRDLVALYIAGISGIGYGLRQIIETQEQAGAKVQRIVISGGAGELDIVRQLLADAVNMPVLTVTAEQPVLLGSAILGALAAGHFPDMTQAMGSMSHISREYRPDPAEARQAHEDRYRAFRCLQEAGRRVRQKDWSGMPQPSV